One window of Leishmania mexicana MHOM/GT/2001/U1103 complete genome, chromosome 12 genomic DNA carries:
- a CDS encoding putative ornithine decarboxylase has protein sequence MGDHDVDLCQASRYNHANYWDFVPLPTVSDDTGCDSLCHDSPSKRIRMAPPASAFDADAAEECLPSCERRLLDQYHIHLQPASHSPRSGADSAAGRKAAAQLRAMGAQESLLPTHSVLSPPECSAQTPAQVQMVSGGAAVDSTADQHAPIAASQDLVDLFFLEGSQAVDGQCFSPYPIYGWRTAEERRAAVCEVFKTYNVVTHLPASPAALAAAQPRYSSHQHCATAPINKSAVETREQYWRRLSNLYIQKGVKGGAAAPAYEPEDPFYMIDLGRIVEQMARWRHELPMVRPYFAVKSNPKPAVMEVLSALGAGFDCASKEEIHMVLGRHLVASPDDIIFANPCKQFGDLCEAQACGVTYVTVDNPLEMEKIGRLMPSARAIIRITTNDSKAQCSFSTKFGAPLEDVEGLLQAARQYNVTVHGVSFHVGSGNDDHSAYVSAVRDAYHVFQQAAQYGFNCTLLDIGGGFPGTDIVEGSGNTSFEAIARAIRPILVELFGGGDVTIISEPGRYFTAASHALLMNVFASRTLRLSDAEVSRQAFQSVVSMDEREEYQYYVNDGLYHSFNCILFDHAHPTLLLLNDGDGADAVERGTDAAAVCNEEEGGTSLSVPLANDPLFVSAWDRRRSFPRRPLRITSIFGPTCDSMDCILKKRPFPEMKLGDWLLVPDMGSYTTAAAGVFNGFATRRFEWVSSVDVCARPRPVYTREGGDTLRFVCE, from the coding sequence ATGGGTGATCATGACGTCGACCTGTGCCAAGCCAGCCGCTACAACCATGCGAATTATTGGGACTTCGTGCCGCTGCCAACGGTCAGCGACGACACAGGGTGCGACAGTCTGTGCCATGACAGCCCTTCCAAAAGGATAAggatggcgccgccggcgtccGCCTTCGACGCGGATGCAGCCGAGGAATGCCTGCCCTCCTGCGAAAGGCGTCTATTGGATCAGTACCACATCCACCTTCAACCCGCGAGCCACAGCCCGCGGAGCGGAGCCGACTCCGCCGCCGGTCgaaaggcagcggcgcagctccgtgcCATGGGTGCACAGGAGTCTCTCCTGCCGACTCACTCGGTCCTCTCGCCACCCGAATGCAGCGCGCAGACCCCCGCGCAGGTGCAGATGGTCtccggtggtgctgctgtggacTCGACTGCGGATCAGCACGCCCCCATTGCAGCTAGTCAAGACCTCGTCGACCTCTTCTTCCTTGAGGGCAGCCAGGCCGTCGACGGTCAGTGTTTCTCGCCCTACCCCATCTACGGTTGGCGCACAGCCGAGGAGCGCCGGGCTGCCGTTTGTGAGGTGTTCAAGACTTACAACGTGGTCACGCACCTGCCCGCCTCGCCGGCTGCCCtggccgccgcgcagcccCGCTACAGTTCCCACCAACACTGCGCCACTGCCCCCATCAACAAGAGTGCGGTTGAGACGCGTGAGCAGTACTGGCGCCGCCTGTCGAACCTGTACATCCAGAAGGGTGTGAagggcggtgccgccgcccccgcctaCGAGCCCGAGGATCCGTTCTACATGATCGACCTCGGGCGTATTGTGGAGCAGATGGCGCGCTGGCGTCACGAGCTCCCGATGGTGCGCCCGTACTTTGCCGTGAAAAGCAACCCGAAACCGGCTGTTATGGAGGTGCTCAGTGCCCTCGGCGCCGGCTTCGACTGCGCGTCCAAGGAAGAAATACACATGGTGCTGGGTCGCCACCTCGTGGCGTCGCCGGACGACATCATCTTCGCCAACCCGTGCAAGCAGTTCGGCGACCTGTGTGAGGCGCAGGCGTGCGGCGTGACCTACGTGACGGTGGACAACCCGCTGGAGATGGAAAAGATCGGTCGCCTGATGCCCTCCGCCCGCGCAATTATCCGCATCACGACGAACGACAGCAAGGCCCagtgctccttctccaccaaGTTTGGTGCCCCCCTTGAAGATGTTGAGGGCCTCTTGCAGGCAGCCCGCCAGTACAACGTCACCGTGCACGGCGTCAGCTTTcacgtcggcagcggcaacgacgACCACTCTGCGTACGTGTCCGCGGTACGCGATGCCTACCACGTCTTCCAGCAGGCAGCCCAGTACGGCTTCAACTGCACCCTCCTCgacatcggcggcggctttCCGGGCACGGACATTGTCGAGGGCAGCGGCAATACCTCGTTCGAGGCCATCGCCCGTGCTATTCGACCGATACTGGTAGAGctcttcggcggcggtgatgtcaCCATCATCAGTGAGCCCGGTCGCTACTTcacggctgcctcgcacgcGCTTCTCATGAACGTATTCGCCTCCCGCACGTTGCGGCTGTCTGATGCCGAGGTGAGCCGCCAAGCCTTCCAGTCCGTCGTGTCGATGGACGAGCGGGAAGAGTACCAGTACTACGTCAACGACGGCCTCTACCACAGCTTCAACTGCATTCTGTTCGACCACGCCCACCCAACACTTCTCCTGCTgaacgacggcgacggcgcggacgcggtggagagaggcacggatgcggcagcggtgtgcaacgaggaggagggcgggacGTCGCTGAGCGTTCCCCTGGCGAACGACCCACTGTTTGTGTCCGCCTGGGACCGCCGTCGCAGCTTCccgcgccgcccgctgcgcaTCACAAGCATCTTCGGCCCCACCTGCGACTCGATGGACTGCATCCTGAAGAAGCGGCCCTTCCCGGAGATGAAGCTGGGCGACTGGCTTCTGGTGCCAGACATGGGCAGctacaccaccgccgccgccggcgtctTCAACGGTTTCGCTACGCGCCGCTTTGAGTGGGTGAGCTCTGTTGACGTGTGCGCGAGGCCGAGGCCCGTGTACACGCGAGAGGGGGGTGACACGCTGAGGTTTGTGTGCGAATGA